One region of Anaeromyxobacter paludicola genomic DNA includes:
- the nadC gene encoding carboxylating nicotinate-nucleotide diphosphorylase — MPPLSSHVERLLSLALDEDLVLGDVTSEATIDAAARGEGSFLAKSELVLAGTAVAARVFERLGAECAFDAADGAHLTRGKVFGRARGSVRALLAAERTALNFLQRLSGIATATRTAANALAQGGGKTRLLDTRKTTPGWRRLEKEAVRAGGGVNHRISLGDGILIKDNHLAACGGVAEAVKRARAHGSALLKVEVEVEDLPGLEEAIRAGADIVLLDNMSDADMAEAVRRAAGRVLLEASGNMTLERLPRVAATGVDFVSMGALTHSAAAVDISFEV, encoded by the coding sequence ATGCCGCCCCTCTCCTCGCACGTGGAGCGCCTGCTCTCGCTGGCCCTCGACGAGGACCTCGTCCTCGGCGACGTGACCAGCGAGGCGACCATCGACGCCGCCGCGCGGGGGGAGGGGTCGTTCCTCGCCAAGTCGGAGCTGGTGCTGGCCGGCACCGCCGTGGCGGCGCGCGTCTTCGAGCGGCTCGGGGCGGAGTGCGCCTTCGACGCCGCCGACGGCGCGCACCTCACCCGGGGCAAGGTGTTCGGCAGGGCGCGCGGCAGCGTGCGCGCGCTCCTCGCCGCCGAGCGCACCGCCCTCAACTTCCTCCAGCGGCTCTCGGGGATCGCCACCGCCACCCGCACCGCGGCCAACGCGCTCGCGCAGGGCGGGGGCAAGACCCGCCTCCTCGACACCCGGAAGACCACCCCCGGGTGGCGCCGCCTCGAGAAGGAGGCGGTCCGGGCGGGCGGCGGCGTGAACCACCGCATCTCGCTCGGCGACGGGATCCTCATCAAGGACAACCACCTGGCGGCCTGCGGCGGGGTCGCCGAGGCGGTGAAGCGGGCCCGGGCTCACGGGAGCGCGCTGCTCAAGGTCGAGGTGGAGGTGGAGGACCTGCCGGGGCTCGAGGAGGCCATCCGGGCCGGCGCCGACATCGTGCTCCTCGACAACATGTCCGACGCCGACATGGCCGAGGCGGTCCGGCGGGCCGCCGGACGGGTGCTGCTCGAGGCGAGCGGCAACATGACCCTGGAGCGGCTGCCCCGGGTCGCCGCCACGGGAGTAGACTTCGTCTCCATGGGCGCGCTGACGCACAGCGCGGCCGCCGTCGACATCTCCTTCGAGGTGTGA
- a CDS encoding biotin--[acetyl-CoA-carboxylase] ligase: protein MERTAQAGSEELVLSFLAEAGDAFVSGEAMSGKLGLSRAAVWKHVESLRERGYRIDAVAARGYRLVAIPDRLSPLEVGPLLNTHDVGRPLHYFEEVGSTSDVAKQLAEEGAEHGEVVVAEAQTAGRGRRGRSWFSAAGRNLAFSVILRPDLPPQRASELTLVASVALCQAVRDAGVEAGIKWPNDLVYQDRKLAGILTEMEAEADRVHWVVLGVGVNVNVREAELPEDLRPIATSLAEARGEPVPRALFLAAALTRLEEWLDRHAEEGFGPIRAAWRDFSDTLGREVSVRLGDRELVGTAEDIDDAGALLVRTGGGLERVLSGDVQLLRPR from the coding sequence ATGGAGAGGACCGCCCAGGCCGGCAGCGAGGAGCTCGTCCTCTCGTTCCTGGCCGAGGCGGGCGACGCCTTCGTCTCCGGCGAGGCGATGAGCGGCAAGCTCGGCCTGTCGCGGGCGGCGGTCTGGAAGCACGTCGAGAGCCTGCGCGAGCGCGGCTACCGGATCGACGCCGTCGCCGCCCGGGGCTACCGGCTCGTGGCCATCCCCGATCGGCTCTCGCCGCTCGAGGTCGGGCCGCTCCTCAACACCCACGACGTCGGCCGGCCGCTGCACTACTTCGAGGAGGTCGGCTCGACGAGCGACGTCGCGAAGCAGCTCGCGGAGGAGGGGGCCGAGCACGGCGAGGTGGTCGTCGCCGAGGCCCAGACCGCCGGGCGCGGGCGGCGCGGGCGGTCCTGGTTCTCGGCCGCGGGGCGCAACCTGGCGTTCTCCGTCATCCTCCGCCCCGACCTCCCGCCCCAGCGGGCGTCCGAGCTGACCCTCGTCGCCTCGGTGGCGCTCTGCCAGGCGGTCCGCGACGCCGGCGTCGAGGCCGGGATCAAGTGGCCGAACGACCTCGTCTACCAGGACCGCAAGCTCGCCGGGATCCTGACCGAGATGGAGGCCGAGGCCGACCGGGTCCACTGGGTGGTCCTCGGTGTGGGCGTGAACGTGAACGTGCGCGAGGCGGAGCTGCCGGAGGACCTCCGGCCCATCGCGACCAGCCTCGCCGAGGCGCGGGGCGAGCCGGTGCCGCGCGCGCTCTTCCTCGCCGCCGCGCTGACGCGGCTGGAGGAGTGGCTCGACCGGCACGCCGAGGAGGGCTTCGGCCCGATCCGGGCGGCCTGGCGCGACTTCTCCGACACCCTGGGACGCGAGGTCTCGGTCCGGCTCGGGGACCGGGAGCTCGTGGGGACCGCCGAGGACATCGACGACGCGGGGGCGCTCCTGGTGCGCACCGGGGGCGGGCTGGAGCGCGTCCTTTCGGGCGACGTGCAGCTGCTGCGACCGCGTTGA
- a CDS encoding type III pantothenate kinase, translated as MLLAIDVGNTNTVLGVFDGTTLARHWRVETHHGRTSDEYGILFKQLFLHAGLDAGRVKAVAVSSVVPPLSFTLERVARDYFGVAPLFVGPGVKTGMPILYDNPREVGADRIVNAVAAYERWRTGLIVVDFGTATTFDAVSPKGEYLGGAICPGISISMEALFRHASKLPRVEFTRPAHVVGKNTVASMQSGLVYGYVGLVDGICERMSAELGFSPRVVATGGLAVLVAGVSRAVAEVDEHLTLDGLRIIHERNR; from the coding sequence GTGCTCCTCGCCATCGACGTGGGAAACACCAACACCGTGCTGGGCGTCTTCGACGGGACGACGCTCGCGCGGCACTGGCGCGTCGAGACCCACCACGGGCGCACCTCCGACGAGTACGGCATCCTCTTCAAGCAGCTCTTCCTCCACGCCGGCCTCGACGCCGGCCGGGTGAAGGCGGTGGCGGTGTCGAGCGTGGTGCCGCCCCTCTCGTTCACGCTGGAGCGGGTGGCGCGCGACTACTTCGGCGTGGCGCCGCTGTTCGTCGGCCCGGGCGTGAAGACCGGCATGCCGATCCTGTACGACAACCCGCGCGAGGTCGGGGCCGACCGGATCGTGAACGCGGTCGCCGCGTACGAGCGCTGGCGGACCGGGCTCATCGTGGTGGACTTCGGGACGGCCACCACCTTCGACGCCGTCTCCCCGAAGGGCGAGTACCTGGGCGGCGCCATCTGCCCCGGCATCTCCATCTCGATGGAGGCGCTCTTCCGCCACGCCTCCAAGCTCCCGCGCGTGGAGTTCACGCGCCCCGCCCACGTGGTCGGGAAGAACACCGTGGCCTCGATGCAGAGCGGCCTGGTCTACGGCTACGTCGGGCTCGTGGACGGCATCTGCGAGCGGATGTCGGCCGAGCTCGGCTTCTCGCCCCGGGTGGTGGCGACCGGCGGCCTCGCCGTCCTGGTGGCGGGGGTCTCCCGCGCCGTGGCGGAGGTGGACGAGCACCTGACCCTCGACGGACTGCGCATCATTCACGAGCGGAACCGATGA
- a CDS encoding tetratricopeptide repeat protein, translating to MTEEENENGATSRAAALSVALEALAEGKRRFFERDVEGAHSAFERAWRRAANDPHVLSWYGVTLVMVERNSNLGVSYCDQAVRVAGPEPELYLNQARAHLALGQRERAVRALQRGLEQFPGETTLLAAKELMGWRRRPVLPFLPRSSFLNRWLGKLRYRWAKRSLPPIELSPVTLGQLPERAGEGR from the coding sequence ATGACCGAGGAAGAGAACGAGAACGGCGCCACCTCCCGTGCGGCCGCCTTGTCGGTCGCGCTCGAGGCCCTCGCCGAGGGGAAGCGGCGCTTCTTCGAGCGCGACGTCGAGGGCGCCCACTCGGCCTTCGAGCGGGCCTGGCGCCGGGCCGCCAACGACCCGCACGTGCTGAGCTGGTACGGCGTCACCCTGGTGATGGTCGAGCGCAACTCGAACCTGGGCGTCTCCTACTGCGACCAGGCGGTGCGGGTGGCCGGGCCGGAGCCGGAGCTCTACCTCAACCAGGCCCGGGCGCACCTCGCGCTGGGCCAGCGCGAGCGGGCGGTGCGGGCGCTGCAGCGCGGCCTCGAGCAGTTCCCGGGCGAGACCACGCTGCTCGCGGCCAAGGAGCTCATGGGCTGGCGGCGCCGGCCGGTGCTCCCGTTCCTGCCCCGGTCGAGCTTCCTCAACCGCTGGCTCGGCAAGCTGCGGTACCGCTGGGCCAAGCGCTCCTTGCCGCCCATCGAGCTCTCCCCGGTGACGCTGGGCCAGCTGCCCGAGCGGGCAGGGGAGGGGCGGTGA
- the murJ gene encoding murein biosynthesis integral membrane protein MurJ, translating to MGAGGEDRAGEARPAAAAPPPVRMQKALWLSAATMASRVLGLLRDQLFAALVGANAFSDAFVTAFRIPNLLRDLFAEGALSSAFVPTFAETRAHRGEAEAWRLANTVVGLVLAVVGSLTLLGMLFAPQVVALMAPGYAPAQAALAAKLARVMMPFLLLVSLAAVSMGMLNAQSRFTAPALAPALFNVGSIAVGLGLWAAGWPPERAVVGWSFGTLVGGLLQLLAQSPSLRAAGFRLRPRLGRAALADPGVRRIGRLMGAAVVGLSATQVNIVVNTIFASHQERAVTWLNFAFRLMQLPLGVFGVAIATVATAGLAQRAAARDLAGVQETLGSAMRLVAFLNVPSAVGLMVLSRPIVALIYQHGRFTASDTAGTAGALLCYALGLYAYSAVKVFAPAFYALDEARVPVLGSVLGMASNVALNLALFPVLGYRGVALGTSLSATVNFAVLAIAWRARHGRLGGAGVYRQLLRVLGATGALAVAAWGAERALEGHLGAGHGLARQLALAFVPIAAGLAAYLAAARLLGVKELSDLAAAWRRRAARRRGARA from the coding sequence GTGGGCGCCGGGGGCGAGGACCGGGCCGGGGAGGCGCGGCCGGCCGCCGCGGCGCCGCCGCCGGTGCGCATGCAGAAGGCGCTCTGGCTCTCGGCCGCGACCATGGCGAGCCGGGTGCTGGGGCTCCTGCGCGACCAGCTCTTCGCCGCGCTGGTCGGCGCCAACGCCTTCTCCGACGCCTTCGTCACCGCCTTCCGCATCCCGAACCTCCTGCGCGACCTCTTCGCCGAGGGGGCGCTCTCGTCGGCGTTCGTGCCCACCTTCGCCGAGACCCGGGCCCACCGTGGCGAGGCCGAGGCCTGGCGGCTCGCCAACACCGTGGTCGGCCTGGTCCTCGCCGTGGTCGGCTCGCTCACCCTCCTCGGCATGCTCTTCGCGCCGCAGGTGGTGGCGCTCATGGCCCCCGGCTACGCGCCCGCCCAGGCGGCGCTGGCGGCGAAGCTCGCCCGCGTGATGATGCCCTTCCTGCTGCTGGTCTCGCTGGCGGCGGTCTCGATGGGCATGCTCAACGCCCAGAGCCGGTTCACCGCCCCCGCGCTGGCGCCGGCGCTGTTCAACGTGGGGTCGATCGCGGTGGGGCTCGGGCTCTGGGCGGCCGGCTGGCCGCCGGAGCGGGCGGTGGTGGGCTGGAGCTTCGGCACGCTGGTGGGCGGGCTCCTGCAGCTCCTCGCCCAGAGCCCGTCGCTCCGCGCGGCCGGCTTCCGGCTGCGGCCCCGCCTCGGGCGCGCCGCCCTCGCCGACCCCGGCGTCCGGCGTATCGGCCGGCTCATGGGCGCGGCGGTGGTGGGGCTCTCGGCCACCCAGGTGAACATCGTCGTCAACACCATCTTCGCCTCGCACCAGGAGCGGGCGGTCACCTGGCTCAACTTCGCCTTCCGGCTCATGCAGCTCCCGCTCGGCGTCTTCGGCGTGGCCATCGCCACGGTCGCGACCGCCGGGCTCGCCCAGCGCGCCGCGGCGCGCGATCTGGCGGGCGTGCAGGAGACGCTCGGCTCGGCGATGCGGCTCGTCGCCTTCCTCAACGTGCCCTCGGCGGTGGGGCTCATGGTGCTGTCGCGCCCCATCGTCGCGCTCATCTACCAGCACGGGCGCTTCACCGCGTCGGACACCGCCGGCACCGCCGGCGCGCTCCTCTGCTACGCGCTCGGGCTCTACGCCTACTCGGCCGTGAAGGTGTTCGCCCCGGCGTTCTACGCGCTCGACGAGGCCCGCGTGCCGGTGCTGGGGAGCGTGCTCGGCATGGCCTCCAACGTGGCGCTCAACCTGGCGCTCTTCCCGGTGCTCGGGTACCGCGGCGTCGCGCTCGGGACGTCGCTCTCGGCCACCGTGAACTTCGCCGTGCTCGCGATCGCGTGGCGGGCGCGCCACGGCCGGCTCGGCGGCGCCGGGGTCTACCGGCAGCTGCTGCGGGTGCTCGGCGCGACCGGCGCGCTGGCGGTGGCGGCGTGGGGGGCGGAGCGGGCGCTCGAGGGGCACCTCGGCGCCGGCCACGGCCTCGCCCGGCAGCTCGCGCTGGCGTTCGTCCCGATCGCCGCCGGCCTCGCCGCCTACCTGGCGGCCGCCCGGCTCCTCGGCGTGAAGGAGCTCTCCGACCTCGCCGCCGCCTGGCGCCGCCGCGCGGCCCGCCGGCGCGGCGCCCGCGCCTGA
- a CDS encoding STAS domain-containing protein, giving the protein MERSLVIELEGNFDGRSARDVRGRLAALPRDVRVVLDFSRVREFADAGVAVMAQALEELGSPRVVMRGLRQHQHRLFRYLGVDPEALAAGVGSSAAGA; this is encoded by the coding sequence GTGGAGCGAAGCCTGGTCATCGAGCTGGAGGGGAACTTCGACGGCCGCTCCGCGCGCGACGTGCGCGGCCGGCTGGCGGCGCTCCCGCGCGACGTCCGCGTGGTGCTCGACTTCAGCCGGGTCCGCGAGTTCGCCGACGCGGGCGTCGCGGTGATGGCGCAGGCGCTCGAGGAGCTGGGCTCGCCGCGGGTGGTGATGCGCGGCCTCCGCCAGCACCAGCACCGGCTGTTCCGCTACCTGGGCGTGGACCCCGAGGCGCTCGCCGCGGGCGTCGGCTCCTCCGCCGCCGGCGCCTGA
- a CDS encoding response regulator transcription factor, whose amino-acid sequence MAKRVLLIESDTAHAREIYKALEAHGVEVRVTGDGKEGLELAQEERPDAIVLCVELPRVSGWSVCQKLKKDAALKDIAVVLTSSESTLETFDQHRRLKGRAEEYLLKPFPMQALVEKLAPIVGFDPAAPAAPAHAEQELVSLDDVEFEPTGATALDGANPLAGGDDDLKFLDDAFERLEGAAPPEAEAEAEVEVGLELPPEGTPGEAALGPEAPLDGQSGLEVSLELAPDPSPGPEPEPAAEAAPLAAALDPLPAPTSGEARDAEVARLTRALEDSEAARRELEARLARAEERVLRAVARLRHDDEARERARKALAIAQQLLGAEASQAPAAEEPTPAASASGSTPR is encoded by the coding sequence ATGGCCAAGAGAGTCCTGCTCATCGAGAGCGACACCGCTCACGCCCGCGAGATCTACAAGGCCCTCGAGGCCCACGGTGTCGAGGTCCGGGTCACCGGCGACGGCAAGGAGGGGCTGGAGCTGGCGCAGGAGGAGCGGCCCGACGCCATCGTCCTCTGCGTGGAGCTGCCCCGCGTCTCCGGCTGGTCGGTCTGCCAGAAGCTCAAGAAGGACGCGGCGCTCAAGGACATCGCGGTGGTCCTCACGAGCTCCGAGTCCACCCTCGAGACCTTCGACCAGCACCGCCGGCTGAAGGGGCGCGCCGAGGAGTACCTCCTGAAGCCGTTCCCGATGCAGGCGCTGGTCGAGAAGCTCGCGCCCATCGTCGGGTTCGACCCGGCGGCGCCCGCGGCTCCGGCGCACGCCGAGCAGGAGCTGGTCTCGCTCGACGACGTCGAGTTCGAGCCCACCGGGGCCACCGCCCTCGACGGCGCCAACCCGCTCGCCGGCGGCGACGACGACCTCAAGTTCCTCGACGACGCCTTCGAGCGGCTGGAGGGCGCGGCGCCGCCCGAGGCCGAGGCCGAGGCGGAGGTGGAGGTCGGGCTGGAGCTCCCGCCGGAGGGCACGCCGGGCGAAGCGGCGCTGGGGCCGGAGGCGCCGCTCGACGGCCAGTCCGGTCTCGAGGTGTCGCTCGAGCTCGCGCCGGATCCCTCCCCCGGGCCGGAGCCCGAGCCGGCCGCGGAGGCCGCGCCGCTCGCGGCGGCCCTCGATCCGCTCCCGGCGCCGACCTCCGGCGAGGCACGCGACGCCGAGGTGGCGCGGCTCACCCGCGCCCTGGAGGATTCGGAGGCGGCGCGCCGGGAGCTCGAGGCCAGGCTGGCGCGCGCCGAGGAGCGGGTGCTCCGGGCGGTGGCGCGGCTCCGCCACGACGACGAGGCCCGCGAGCGGGCGCGCAAGGCGCTCGCCATCGCCCAGCAGCTGCTCGGGGCGGAGGCGTCTCAGGCGCCGGCGGCGGAGGAGCCGACGCCCGCGGCGAGCGCCTCGGGGTCCACGCCCAGGTAG
- a CDS encoding anti-sigma factor family protein, with protein sequence MAEIREATATMDCEELKRSLDAFVDGEFEERERAEVEAHVSVCPPCRLLVEEHARFQSALRSSLRCCLGEGSAAGRAPAELRRRILEALEHERRPPWRRPAALSAAALFLVLAAGFAVARQRTTELRSDPFVEEAVRRHVRDLPLEVTAASTGADSVAGWFAGKLDFNPAPPRFHRAGVRLVGARLSHLRDWPAAYMRYDAPRGRIGVFILDDPDGRFTGAGQLRHLGPADVWLAQTRGYRVAVWRQNDIVYSVVSDLDERELSDLVADAQAVHGGR encoded by the coding sequence ATGGCCGAGATCCGGGAAGCGACCGCCACCATGGACTGCGAGGAGCTCAAGCGCTCCCTCGACGCCTTCGTGGACGGCGAGTTCGAGGAGCGCGAGCGGGCCGAGGTGGAGGCCCACGTCTCCGTCTGCCCGCCGTGCCGCCTCCTCGTCGAGGAGCACGCCCGCTTCCAGTCCGCGCTCCGCTCCAGCCTGCGCTGCTGCCTCGGCGAGGGCTCGGCGGCGGGCCGGGCGCCGGCCGAGCTGCGGCGGCGGATCCTCGAGGCGCTCGAGCACGAGCGGCGCCCGCCCTGGCGCAGGCCGGCGGCGCTCTCCGCCGCCGCGCTCTTCCTCGTGCTCGCGGCCGGCTTCGCGGTCGCCCGCCAGCGCACCACCGAGCTCCGCTCGGATCCCTTCGTGGAGGAGGCGGTGCGGCGGCACGTGCGCGACCTCCCGCTCGAGGTGACCGCCGCCTCCACCGGCGCCGACTCGGTGGCCGGCTGGTTCGCCGGGAAGCTCGACTTCAACCCCGCCCCGCCCCGCTTCCACCGCGCCGGCGTGCGGCTCGTGGGCGCGCGCCTCTCGCACCTGCGCGACTGGCCGGCGGCCTACATGCGCTACGACGCGCCGCGCGGCCGGATCGGCGTCTTCATCCTCGACGATCCCGACGGGCGCTTCACCGGGGCCGGGCAGCTGCGCCACCTCGGCCCGGCCGACGTCTGGCTGGCCCAGACCCGCGGCTACCGCGTGGCGGTCTGGCGCCAGAACGACATCGTCTACTCGGTGGTCTCCGACCTCGACGAGCGCGAGCTGTCGGACCTGGTGGCCGACGCGCAGGCCGTCCACGGCGGCCGCTAG
- a CDS encoding sigma-70 family RNA polymerase sigma factor: protein MFDLRQTDGTRREFEHLALQHIDPLFSAALRLTKNERDAEDLVQDTFLRAYRFFDKFERGTNIKAWLFKILTNTFINRYRRNVKERNIVEGSEREAVHERFISREATEYAANPEQFFFDRLLSDDVLQAVDALPIDFRMVVILADLQEFSYKEIAEILEIPVGTVMSRLFRGRRLLQKSLGSYAVLSGVVSAKAAGESVDLDEYRKRRKAESA from the coding sequence ATGTTCGACCTGCGACAGACCGACGGCACCCGGCGGGAGTTCGAGCACCTGGCGCTGCAGCACATCGACCCGCTCTTCTCGGCGGCGCTCCGGCTCACCAAGAACGAGCGCGACGCGGAGGACCTGGTCCAGGACACCTTCCTGCGCGCCTACCGCTTCTTCGACAAGTTCGAGCGCGGGACCAACATCAAGGCCTGGCTCTTCAAGATCCTGACCAACACCTTCATCAACCGCTACCGGCGGAACGTGAAGGAGCGGAACATCGTCGAGGGCTCGGAGCGCGAGGCGGTGCACGAGCGGTTCATCTCGCGCGAGGCGACCGAGTACGCCGCCAACCCGGAGCAGTTCTTCTTCGACCGGCTGCTCTCGGACGACGTGCTCCAGGCCGTGGACGCGCTGCCCATCGACTTCCGGATGGTGGTGATCCTCGCCGACCTGCAGGAGTTCTCCTACAAGGAGATCGCCGAGATCCTCGAGATCCCGGTGGGCACGGTGATGAGCCGCCTGTTCCGCGGCCGCCGCCTGCTGCAGAAGTCGCTCGGCAGCTACGCGGTGCTCTCGGGCGTGGTGTCGGCGAAGGCCGCGGGCGAGAGCGTCGACCTCGACGAGTACCGCAAGCGGCGCAAGGCCGAGTCGGCGTAG
- a CDS encoding radical SAM protein, with translation MPAYRLLFADARGVVYDHPHLLAAVRSGDELRLARERALPLPEGATLCTLPGRLPVGVDPDTGELTVLREVKVGRRTFVPVAVGATLPPGYTRTLLPAAARSPLAGAEAPPVLPQWAYTAAALGPAGPVAFALHTDRRRHWDPARHSTPDLPDLVSRTLEDRGNPVLSQLSRCALEYRCFTAQNTFYRRDEGAIPSSAACNAACVGCLSEQDEGMPPSSHERIRKAPTAEEMAEVGIHHLVHATGKVMVSFGQGCEGEPLLRWKEIARAIRLMRAATRRGTIHMNTNGSLTEGLAAVIDAGLDACRISLNSASPDLYAAYYRPARYALADVIRSMKLAKRKGAWVSLNLLTFPGVTDREGEVERLCRLVRDAGVDQVQTRPLAIDPDLYLGLARSRGGRGPALGIPGLVAALKRARPGLTIGNFSRARSERARTGAKR, from the coding sequence ATGCCCGCGTACCGACTGCTCTTTGCCGACGCCCGCGGCGTCGTCTACGACCACCCCCACCTCCTCGCCGCGGTCCGCAGCGGGGACGAGCTGCGCCTGGCGCGCGAGCGGGCGCTGCCGCTACCGGAGGGCGCGACCCTCTGCACCCTGCCAGGGAGGCTCCCCGTCGGGGTGGATCCCGACACGGGCGAGCTCACGGTATTGCGCGAGGTGAAGGTGGGCCGGCGGACCTTCGTCCCGGTGGCGGTCGGCGCCACGCTGCCGCCCGGGTACACGCGGACCCTGCTCCCCGCCGCGGCCCGCTCGCCGCTCGCCGGGGCCGAGGCGCCGCCGGTCCTGCCGCAGTGGGCCTACACCGCCGCCGCGCTCGGCCCGGCCGGCCCGGTCGCCTTCGCGCTCCACACCGACCGCCGGCGCCACTGGGATCCGGCCCGGCACTCCACGCCCGACCTGCCGGACCTCGTCTCGCGCACGCTCGAGGACCGGGGCAACCCGGTGCTGTCGCAGCTCTCGCGCTGCGCGCTCGAGTACCGCTGCTTCACCGCCCAGAACACCTTCTACCGCCGCGACGAGGGGGCCATCCCGTCGTCGGCGGCCTGCAACGCCGCCTGCGTCGGCTGCCTCTCCGAGCAGGACGAGGGGATGCCGCCCTCCTCGCACGAGCGGATCCGCAAGGCCCCCACCGCCGAGGAGATGGCGGAGGTCGGGATCCACCACCTCGTGCACGCGACCGGCAAGGTGATGGTGAGCTTCGGCCAGGGGTGCGAGGGCGAGCCGCTCTTGCGCTGGAAGGAGATCGCCCGCGCCATCCGGCTCATGCGCGCGGCGACCCGGCGCGGCACCATCCACATGAACACCAACGGCTCGCTCACCGAGGGGCTCGCGGCGGTGATCGACGCCGGGCTCGACGCCTGCCGGATCTCGCTCAACAGCGCCTCGCCCGACCTGTACGCGGCCTACTACCGGCCGGCGCGGTACGCGCTCGCCGACGTGATCCGCTCGATGAAGCTCGCGAAGCGGAAGGGCGCCTGGGTGTCGCTCAACCTCCTCACCTTCCCCGGCGTGACCGACCGGGAGGGCGAGGTGGAGCGGCTCTGCCGGCTGGTGCGCGACGCCGGCGTGGACCAGGTGCAGACCCGGCCGCTCGCGATCGACCCCGACCTCTACCTCGGGCTCGCGCGCTCGCGCGGGGGGCGCGGCCCCGCCCTCGGCATCCCCGGCCTGGTCGCGGCGCTGAAGCGCGCCCGCCCCGGCCTCACCATCGGCAACTTCTCGCGGGCCCGCTCCGAGCGCGCCCGGACCGGAGCGAAGCGATGA
- a CDS encoding class I SAM-dependent rRNA methyltransferase — MIHGEAQLELQKDLSRHLRAGHPWVFRKAVQKAPGKLAAGAIVDVVEQGRFVARGYYDPHSAISVRILTRDPAEPIDAQFWKRRVLRAAALRRELVHGTTGYRLVHGESDGLPGVVADRYDRFAVLKLYSAGLTPHRPHIVEALRAAAEEAGAPLAGIYGRDEIPHDEEQDDAAPAGRPLWGEEPPERIVIDEHGMFMLVDVRRGQKTGTFLDQRENRALVRALAAGRREALNCFSYTGGFSVAAALGGAGHVVSVDVDKDAIALARDNFRANGLDPADHAFAAEDAFELLARYKREGRRFDLVVCDPPAFAKNQRAVDAALAGYASLNRAALQVLAPGGLLVTASCSARVSSEQFFDAVKEAAFKARIDLQLIEERRQPADHPVSPQFREGRYLKLFVYRRQA, encoded by the coding sequence ATGATCCACGGCGAAGCCCAGCTCGAGCTGCAGAAGGACCTCTCGCGCCACCTGCGCGCCGGGCACCCCTGGGTGTTCCGCAAGGCCGTCCAGAAGGCGCCCGGGAAGCTCGCGGCCGGCGCCATCGTGGACGTGGTGGAGCAGGGGCGCTTCGTGGCCCGCGGCTACTACGACCCGCACTCGGCCATCTCGGTCCGGATCCTCACCCGCGATCCGGCGGAGCCCATCGACGCCCAGTTCTGGAAGCGGCGCGTGCTCCGGGCGGCGGCGCTCCGGCGCGAGCTCGTCCACGGCACCACCGGGTACCGGCTGGTGCACGGCGAGTCCGACGGCCTCCCCGGCGTGGTGGCCGATCGCTACGACCGGTTCGCCGTGCTGAAGCTCTACTCCGCGGGGCTCACCCCGCACCGGCCGCACATCGTCGAGGCGCTCCGCGCCGCGGCGGAGGAGGCGGGCGCGCCGCTCGCCGGCATCTACGGGCGCGACGAGATCCCGCACGACGAGGAGCAGGACGACGCCGCGCCGGCCGGCCGGCCGCTCTGGGGCGAGGAGCCGCCGGAGCGGATCGTCATCGACGAGCACGGGATGTTCATGCTGGTGGACGTCCGGCGCGGGCAGAAGACCGGCACCTTCCTCGACCAGCGCGAGAACCGGGCCCTGGTGCGCGCGCTGGCCGCGGGCCGGCGCGAGGCGCTCAACTGCTTCAGCTACACCGGCGGCTTCTCGGTCGCCGCGGCGCTCGGCGGCGCCGGGCACGTGGTCTCGGTGGACGTGGACAAGGACGCCATCGCCCTCGCGCGCGACAACTTCCGCGCCAACGGCCTCGACCCGGCCGACCACGCCTTCGCCGCCGAGGACGCCTTCGAGCTCCTGGCGCGCTACAAGCGCGAGGGGCGGCGGTTCGACCTCGTGGTGTGCGATCCCCCCGCGTTCGCGAAGAACCAGCGCGCGGTGGACGCGGCCCTCGCCGGCTACGCCTCGCTCAACCGGGCGGCGCTCCAGGTGCTCGCGCCGGGCGGGCTGCTCGTGACCGCGAGCTGCAGCGCCCGCGTGTCGTCGGAGCAGTTCTTCGACGCGGTGAAGGAGGCCGCGTTCAAGGCCCGCATCGACCTGCAGCTCATCGAGGAGCGGCGCCAGCCCGCGGATCACCCGGTGTCGCCGCAGTTCCGCGAGGGGCGATACCTGAAGCTCTTCGTGTACCGGCGGCAGGCGTAG